The Lathyrus oleraceus cultivar Zhongwan6 chromosome 5, CAAS_Psat_ZW6_1.0, whole genome shotgun sequence genome includes the window gctaaattgataaggttagaatgtaaggatcgtaattgaaccgataatccgtacaattgttcgtagaaacacttaagggctattttaactttcaacttaagttttcccgcacttcaattccgttgggtaagatcgaaagccgtccaacgtctatctaaatttaattgtttttaactatttcaaaaacagcgaaagcgctttgtttagttcattaagagtttttaacattaaaaagaaaagagattttaaaactattttcggacgcgtttataagtttagagtctggttcgtgagaacctcttttggttaagaaatccaggttataatacttttcaacttagtcaagatactatatttcttaaaaataggtttactactctaacgcaatgcgcgcctctttataagtgacaataagagggtttgattagggagtacaactcggttctgaatacgcgaaagcgatatttcctgttaaattagttcttttcaaagttggaaacactgcccataagtaattctattagcaagtacttggattattaattgattacgtgaattacattcgaccctgtctttattaattaatctttatttaacactttacttttcattgcacactccaaaaacacctattttgattgcctttgataaacaccataacaatagataacgatagattgacacttggtctctgtggattcgagaatcttttatattactctgacgcgttcgtatacttgcgaacaCCGCATCAAGTTATTGACCGCATCaataataattatgtgtataattacccatttgcccttatgtctatattgaacacaaggtataaaccgtgtcattcttgtccagttcaatattgggcccatatacatttatcttgttacgcaggatgggcaaattccatctaggacactcatgtccctcatcatgctttgtggagtacccatcaactgtctttatggttatccagttacggacaacgttggatcagcaataaagcactcgactctacatctaggatccatagtggtttcaggtcgaagagtggtatacaccattatcaccatgagaataacttatgacactttgcataactttctatatagtattctcatagcgggtcaatccggtataaatattactcttaatattcatacctatgtttaagacttgataactccttatccatgatccatgagatgcgatcatcagtctacaaacataatagtcttcatgctttaatgttatcccactttacaataaagctcgactacagatactttaagaatagtatccttatgtttaatgtgatctcatgattaagtcatacttgatacattaaacggactatctattccagggactttattaaacaaacataataaagaaaaagccttttattatttataaataattcgatacaagtaccaaaagtattggcctctagggcttacaccaacacattaatggtcaaagaccacacaaacaaacaaagtatacacaaacaaaatatatcacacaatatggttcaaatggacaaagtgaaaattacattaacataaataattagaatgatatgtacaatggcaaatgaaataaagtgctaaaagtaaattgcattaagataaaaacttgaaattaaaagttaatagttagtaggttagaggttagttttgttttgcttttgctttttcaagacattctttggagaacactcaacccacttatcacaagcatggatccttgaaccaaaacatcttccaaaggaaggaaagaaggccaagtttcaCACAAAAGCATATTCTtcaatccacttatcacaagcatggatcctcGTAACCTCGAATATCCGTGTGATATCTATAATTAACCCATTGTTTGAATATTCGTAAATCACCTAAAAGCATATTCAGCGCATCAAATTattttctcgcccccgtgcgatcaaaaaccttttcaaaaagaacattaTTTAAGTTCGTTCTACCGCAATACAAACAAACACTTTAAGCCTTCAATTGCGATCACAAGCAACAGTCAATTGCTAGAACACGATCTAAATATTCTTTCGATAAAATCAATCAACCGATACTCATTTGCTATGAAGAACTAAGAAactttgaattcctcattgtacctgaggatacgtaggagcgagactcacaatctcgtcaagcaccctaataaTAAAACCTTTTGCGACCCCTTTTCTTGTCTTGTTCAATCTTTTATCACTCGAAAACATAAATAACATTAGCTAACATTCAATcacaagtttaactaaaaggttcttGTTAAAtacaatggatgtgaggggtgttaatatcttccccttgcataatcgactcctgaactagaatatggttgcgacgaacattttcttttttttaagggttttatcgatatttttcttTCCTTCATTGGAaaaataaagttcgatggcgatTATGTTCAATCATTCCACGAGCGCGTGAGCGTTCGTGAGGttgtatttttcgagatgcgataGACTGAACCTTTGACAATTAAAGCATTACACTTTTCTTTTATCAACCCTCCTTCTTTAACCTGTAAAGTTGCCTTGACCACCATTTTTGTTGCATCTGCTCTAACCCCTTTGACAAGTCAAATTCTTGGAACTGTGGGACTCTCTTCCACcaaaattctaaaaattctcTTTACTCTTCATGGGTTATTTTCCTTTCGATCTCTTGTCCTTCTTGTTGAAATAAGATTGCAAAGCAATCTCTGCATTTTTCTTATCACTATTTCTCTCATCCATCCTTTGCTCCTGAGCCTCAAGAGGGCTTTGTAACTCCTCTTTGTTCATCATTGCAAGATCCTTCGATCCTCAATCGCTACGACCACATTGTTAAATCTTGGCGTTAAAGAACGCAATATTTTCGCGATAACATACTGCTCTGTGATTGTTTCTCCACATGCCTTCACTTGATTCACTAATCGAGTGATTCTCATTGTGAAATTGTTGTTGGTCTCCTTCTCTTCCATTTGAATCAATTTAAGTTGAcgtttgtgagtttgtaacctcatcACCTTCTCCTTGTCAGCCCATGCATATGTCTTATCTAATATTTTCCACGTTTGCTTTGACGATTCACAATCACCAACTTTTTCAAAGTTGTTACCATCCACACATTAATGGATAAAAATAGCGCATTAAAATCTTTCTTCTTCCCTTCCTTATGTGTTGCCCGTTGTGCATCCGTTGTACCTTCGACAAGAGGATTCATCTCattcttgatcacttcaagaacatctAGGCAACCAAGCAACATCTTCATTTGTTTGCACCATTTGTCTTAAGACTTCACATCAAGGATGAGTAGGTTTGTCGAGATTATTTCATTGGAAACATAATCATGTTGCACACTAAGTGTTTGGGGATCAGAACCaggctcttgatgccaaatgttagAACTTGGAACCACAAGATTGATGAATAATAAAGAAAATTGAATGTGGAGAGggaaagagagagagagagagagaattatCATTAATACTTACAACAATACCTCAAAGGTATTTATATGTTTACAAATGGATTAGATACAAGCAATCAAATCAAATAATATAAAACATAAAATCTTGTACCTGTAACCGGTTACATTAAACATATAACTGATTACAACTGTTATAAAAAAGGAATTAAATACAGTGGTAACATGTTACAGAAATCGGTTATTATAATCGATTACGCCCATGACGAACTTTCTATTTTTCAAATCAAAAGTGAATTTCGACCAACTATAATCGATTACATTCCCGTAATAATAAGTTACAATACTTGAATTATATTTTTCATATGACATATAACAACAAATAAAGTAAAATTATTCTCTTAAATGTATTTACTATCatcaaaattaaaaattaaaGATAATTGTTTTTCAAATCAACTTAAAAGAAAATCCCCTTTGGAACCAACTATAATATAATACAGTTTGAGTTCAAATGTGaattaataatataatatatttgAGTTCAAACGTGAGTTATTGATTCCAACTTCCTCAATAAATAAGTAAAATGTACAAATATTTGACCGATATGCATAATATCTCAAAATTTTGGACGGAATATACTGTAtctttctttctttcttgtgCCTTCCCCAATCTCTCCATAATTTACCTTTTTTTTTTCTTGTAGCAATAAAAAAAGTattgaaaaataatttgaaactcaaataatttgaaataaaagaaaaactATAACTATTTATGTCGGAGAATTTATCACATAAACATTCAATATTAAGAGACTTTTTCTTTCATGCAATATCTGACTGAATTCTCttatatataaatattttataaattgATAAAGTATCCACATTTTCGATCGATACAAGACTATTCCTTCCGCTAGTCACTCTTCATACTTTCGTCAACAATTCTTATAAAAAAACTCGTCTTTCTCTTCAGTCTTGTTCTTCTTCCTATTCATTTTCACCGCAACTTTTTCCCCATTATATCATTCATACCATGCATAGATTCTCACATCTCTTCCACAAAcacactcttttcaaccttccatTCAGAAAGTCTTTTCAAATCAGCCATGAAAATACCATATTACACCACCTCTTCTTCTTTACTACTACCTCTCAAATAATTTCTTCTCAACCCTCTGCACACTCACCACCAACACCAAACCCTAGCCCCCCAAAATTCAAAACCAGCAACACTACTATAAGAAACGACCAATTCGGTCTCGTTCACCTTGAATCTAGTGCAAACAATTTCACCGATCAAAACAATGACGAGTTTGCTTCTGATGTAGAAAAGGTTTACAGAATATTGAGAAAATACCATTCTAGGGTTCCCAAATTGGAGCTAGCTTTGAAAGAATCTGGAGTTGTTGTTAGGTCTGGTTTAACAGAACGTGTATTGAATCGGTGTGGCGATGCTGGGAATTTAGCTTATAGGTTTTTTTCTTGGGCTTCTAAGCAACAAAGTTATAGGCATAGTCCAGATGTGTATAGAGCTATGATTAAGGTTTTGAGTAAAATGAGACAGTTTGGTGCTGTTTGGGGGTTAATTGAAGAAATGAGAGTGGGAAATCCTGAGTTGATTTCGCCGCAAGTGTTTGTTATTTTGATGAGGAGATTTGCTTCTGCTAGGATGGTTCATAAGGCTATTGAGGTGTTAGATGAAATGCCTAAGTATGGTTGTGAGCCGGATGAGTATGTTTTTGGGTGTCTTTTGGATGCGTTGTGTAAGAATGGTAGTGTTAAGGAGGCTGCTTCACTTTTTGAGGATATGAGGTATCGGTTTCCGCCGACTGTTAAGCATTTTACTTCGTTGTTGTATGGTTGGTGTAAGGAAGGGAAGCTTGTGGAGGCGAAGCATGTGTTGGTGCAAATGAAGGATGCGGGTATTGAGCCGGATATTGTGGTGTTTAACAATTTGCTTGGTGGGTATGCTCAAGCTCGGAAAATGGGGGATGCTTATGATCTTTTGAAAGAGATGAGAAGAAGGGGATGCGAGCCGAATGCAGTGTCGTATACTGTTTTGATCCAGTCGTTGTGTAAACATGAGAAATTGGAGGAGGCAATGCGAATGTTTGTTGAAATGCAGAGAAATGGTTGTCAGATGGATGTCATAACGTATACGACATTGATAAGCGGGTTTTGCAAGTGGGGAAAAATCAAAAGGGGTTATGAGCTTTTGGATCAGATGATACAAGAAGGACATTCCCCGATTCAGCTGACTTATCTGCATATCATGGTGGCTCATGAAAAGAAGGAAGAATTGGAAGAGTGTATGGAACTTGTGAATGAGATGCAGAAGATTGGTTGTGTTCCTGATCTTAACATCTATAATACAGTCATTAGGCTGGCTTGTAAGTTGGGAGAGGTCAAACAAGGTGTTTGGCTTTGGAATGAAATGGAAGCGAGTGGACTCAGTCCGAGTATCGACACTTTTGTCATCATGATTAATGGGTTTCTTGAGCAGGATTATCTAGTTGAAGCTTGTGAGTATTTCAAAGAAATGGTTGGGAGAGGGCTTTTTGCTGCTCCTCAATATGGTACTTTGAAGGAGTTGATGAATTCTCTTTTGAGAGCCGAGAAGCTTGAAATGGCTAAAGATACTTGGAATTGTATCACTGGT containing:
- the LOC127085327 gene encoding pentatricopeptide repeat-containing protein At3g49730-like, whose product is MHRFSHLFHKHTLFNLPFRKSFQISHENTILHHLFFFTTTSQIISSQPSAHSPPTPNPSPPKFKTSNTTIRNDQFGLVHLESSANNFTDQNNDEFASDVEKVYRILRKYHSRVPKLELALKESGVVVRSGLTERVLNRCGDAGNLAYRFFSWASKQQSYRHSPDVYRAMIKVLSKMRQFGAVWGLIEEMRVGNPELISPQVFVILMRRFASARMVHKAIEVLDEMPKYGCEPDEYVFGCLLDALCKNGSVKEAASLFEDMRYRFPPTVKHFTSLLYGWCKEGKLVEAKHVLVQMKDAGIEPDIVVFNNLLGGYAQARKMGDAYDLLKEMRRRGCEPNAVSYTVLIQSLCKHEKLEEAMRMFVEMQRNGCQMDVITYTTLISGFCKWGKIKRGYELLDQMIQEGHSPIQLTYLHIMVAHEKKEELEECMELVNEMQKIGCVPDLNIYNTVIRLACKLGEVKQGVWLWNEMEASGLSPSIDTFVIMINGFLEQDYLVEACEYFKEMVGRGLFAAPQYGTLKELMNSLLRAEKLEMAKDTWNCITGSKSCEMNVSAWTIWIHALFSKGHVKEACSFCIDMMDNDLMPQPDTFAKLMGGLKKLYNREFAVEITEKVRKMAADRHITFKMYKRRGERDLKEKVKEKKDGRKRRARQRRWGGGHQKAL